The Triticum urartu cultivar G1812 chromosome 5, Tu2.1, whole genome shotgun sequence genome contains the following window.
cagaactcacaacattagacactgccactgttgaagcaaagtggcttcgtgaactcttgatggacttacctatggttgaaaaaccaataccccctatcctgatgaactgtgataatcaaactgtgatcgtcaaAATAAACAGTTCaaaggacaatatgaagtcctcaaggcatgtgaagaggagactgaaatctgtcagaaaattgaggaactctgaagttattacgttggattatatTCAAACGTCGAAAAAtttggcagatcccttcacaaagggtctatcacgtaatgtgatagataatgcatcgatggagatgggtctgagacccaccgcatgagttgtccatagtggtaacccactctatgtgatcggagatcccgtgaagtagaagtgggagacaagctgttggtcagctgggaggagagtatccctatattacctatcccactccatgaagatgcaatactctcctgatctgcatggcaggttgatacttatcttaatgtgttccaagtggcttattcgggtaagcagagatgttgtcctgcagaacatcttctgaggaacacacctatatgaatttgactgttaacgtcgcagtctgtgagaattgggtgttctctaataaattcatgaaaaggccctggagtatgacgtatacgctccacccactgggaagccttgcggcagcccagtatcggtcaagaatttgtgtgaaattagtctcgcagaaaacttgtagttcaaggcatagtccactattcaagttgtgatctagtgtagcataaatctctaagtggaagttcaacttcacagtctccactaagcaccggtataaaaacaatgttttgaaactaaatgatgagatgtgccaatgggactttgtgggggattattggaattttgctagtaggcctttggcccaaagcccaactaaaattctgaaattctcttggcccattcatgcacatatgtgagtggagtgagtgaggctaaagtttagtcccaccccgaaagttgagagagagagttgcacctctttataaggtgagctcttctaccacttgtatgagcatgagaagaggagacctacacgcgcgctcctcctcctcctcgcccgcCTCGCCATgtcacgccacgccacgcctcgtcacgacacgccgcgggttgcgggattgagccgagccgaggacagagctatgcacattgtctatatttttgctgctcaggaaaaattaatgagtcattaattaataattaacggacgcgttaattactgaaccgtttccgattctacgtctaccctagccgccgccgcttcgtatggtttctcaccaccgttccagatcattgtgccgccaagcaagtcttctccatccctcctttcggcgtgcaccgggagaaggtacagcaggcctccggaaccccgcctctcgtgatcctgtacgggagaggggcgaccaggtttttggggagcgcactcgcgcgactgctggcagcaacgacttcgcgaacgacgacttctttcccgacctcggcaacctcatcctcgacgacatgggcgacaacgtcaacgccggcggtgctgctcccgctgcaccgtatgtgattctatccttcccgttcgagatcgtggtagaattcatgtttctagtatgtgtcctagatgtgatctgttcatctgctatgctagtttgcatgattagtttaatctctgctacTGTAGTCATGATTTATCTTATAATTATttggattaaatctcgtagtaacttgctcatatttccaacaccatTGGTTATAAACAAGTTTTGATTCCATGCTATTCCATGAAATCTGTCGTGTAATTGATATCGTACCATTTCCGTGAAAAAAGTAATTGATATTTTACCAAATACCAACGTGCAACAGATATATCTTTACCTAATATAACGTGCAACTAATATCCTATCTAATataaacgtgcattgcacgtacattaTTACTATTAAGTAGAGGGAAAGGACAAGGTCCCAGGGTATCATACAGAACATCTCCACAGCCGGAGGCTGGCTGAGGGAGAGCACCTCAAATTCGAATCagaacaaaaaaagagaaagaaaaaagagGGGCCGCACAGCATCAGTTGTTTGTGCGTTTGGCTTTCATGAAAAAATTTacaccttatattttggaacggagtcaaACTATGATCAAAGTTTGAGCCAAAATACAAGATGTACTCCTTAAAGATTGAAAAAATAACATCCCTGTCACAATTCAGAAATCACGAGCGAAACATTACGGCTGAATCTCTCCAGGAAAAAACATATCAAACCATCAGAGTTCATACATCTGGCAGGCATCAACCATCAAGAACCAAAGCACAACCAAGCTCGCAACCACACGCAcacatagcatagcatagcacATCATTATTACACAACAACTCCAACGCCCGAGCTCACTCACGGTCTAAAACAGGTTCTGGCAGGACTTGTCCTGGTCGGACCGGTGCGCTCGCCGCTTGCTGCTCCCCGTGCCCGAGGTGGGCTTGTGATGGTGGTCGGAGCTCTTCGACATCGGCCTGCGGCGCGAGCTGGAGAGGTGGGGGTCCGGCCTTGCCTTGCTGCGGTGAGAGCTCAAGGATTCCTCATACTCCTGGCAAGAAGTTCAGGGTCGAGATGAGAGAAATGCTTTTTGGCTGCTCGAGGATGAAATAAGGGCGAAAATGGATGAAAATTGTGCTGGCAGTAGGCGGTGATACCTCGGATCTGCTCTTGGAGAAAGGTGTTAGGCAGGGGTTGAGATCTTTGACGAACATTTCGTCAGGGCTACCATAGTTTGGTGGCGTCTCCGCTTCGCCGATGCTGCACTCCTGCGATGACAGCACATAGGAAAAATGGACACGATCAGTCATTCAAGTCACACAGATAGGTGGCCATCAGTCATGCAATGTAGGATTCATTTGTGTAGGGGGTATTTTTATGCTCTTGTTGCAACAGATAGTTTGCAAACGGCAAGAATGATAAAGCTCTTGAGAAGAGTTGGAACTTGGAGTCTGGAACAGACTAAACAAATTATAACCATGAAACATAGGTAAGGGATTGTCCTTGCAAATTTGGCGGCGCAGAAAGTGTTCTCAAATATCActtggaaaaaaataaagagtATGAACTGAATATGAGATAAATCTAACAACTTAACATCAAAACAAGTTAAGAACAATTGGAAGTTGTTAACAATGTGGTGTGCCCGTATTTAAAAAAAGAAAGCAGGACAAAGCATGAGACAGTAGACTAAAGTTACTCCTGCTGTATCTGAATTAAGGTGTGAGGTGTACTTTTGATTAAGTCATCAAAGTCCATGAGAATATTGATAATAATGGGCATTCCTCCAAAAAGGACATAAGAAACATGCAAACCAAAACGTTCTAGAAGCGCATTCCAAATATTAAAAGCATGGTTCTAAAAAAAGCCTTTGCAGATATATTTTCCATTTGTATAGCTTAATGGCTGTTAAACATTTGCTAGGGCCATTTAATAGTAATAAATACTCCCTTCGTTtatttttagtctgcatataagatttggtcaaagtcaaactttatcaactttgactaagtttatagaaaaaaatatcaagattcacaatatgaaatcaatattgttagatgcatcatgaaattagttttcataccaTATAGCTTTAGTATTGcaaatgttgatattttttccaacaaagttggtcaaactttacaaagtttgactttgaccaaatcttatatgcagactaaaaacaaacagagggagtatatgatCCCCTCTACCAATTGTAACATGGCACAGTACATTAGTAGTATGAATCTTTTATCAGAGCATAATTCGGTCAAATCTTCTCCTTTCACTGTTTCCATGGACAATTTGCGTAGCAAAGATTGACCTGGATCGTCCTGTGTGCTCTTTTTCATGTATAAATATGTATACTTTtctctgattcttaaatagtaaAATCTTGTAGAAGGCCGTTTGCCAGTGGCCGGTGGGGTGACCGTTTGTTAACCATTTGCAGTTATGAAGACATCAAATTCTGGCATTGGCATGGTTGGCCTCTGGATTATTACTCCTAAATCAGCAATAATTAATATGGATATCagcgacaattaatatggatcgaAGGGGATATTATTTTTGAACCATAGCACATGGATTAGCAGGTTCCGAAAGATATGTGTGTTGCAAACGTAGTCACACAAGTCTGAATTCAAGAAAACAACCAAAAGCAATTTGCGGAATAATATGTACACCATCTAATAGTGACAAATAAAATTGTTGAAGCATCTGCAAAACAAAACTGGCATATACACGTTCAATCTTAACAAAAGAACTGTGCAGCAAACGATCATACCAGAGAGAAGGCGGTCTCCTCGTTAAGCACGGGCGTGCTTGGGGAGGAGCAATATTCATCATCAAAACATGATCTTGAGGTGTTCTTCTCGGCCTTCACCTGAAACAATAGCAACCGAACATTAGATTGGTACTGAAAGATTGCACTAGGATTAGGAATGCATCAGAAATCGTAAGAACATGCCTGGGCGAGCTCATCGGCGAGGCATTGGATCTGCCCGGTGAGAGCCGAAATCTCATCCCGGACGTGGCGGTCCGGCTCAGTGTCCGGGAACAGGACGGCGTCCTTGAGCGTGCTGATCTCCTCCCGCTGGCGCAGGCACAGATCCTTGAGCCGCTCTACCTACTCACCATTACCACGATTACTCCATCAGCAATTGATAACACAGGAGGAGGAAGGGATGTGTGTTCACTAGCAGCGGCGCACCTCCCTGTCCTTCTGCTGGAGCTGGAGGCGGAGCGCGGCGATCTCGTCCTCCTGCTCCTTGTTCTGCGACAGGAGCTCCCGCTCGCTGCGGAGCACCATGGCGAGCGTCCGCGTGTTGGCGTTGCCGCTGTTCTTGACCTCGGTGagggccttcttcttggcctccGGCGGCGCCTTCTGGAACAGCTTCCGCGACAGACCGGGCAGCTTGGCCCCGCTGCCGTTCttcgcgggggcggcggcggcggcgggagggaCGGGGAGCAGGTTCTTGGCGCTGGGCTTCTTGTCCATGGAGATGAGCCGCCGGAGCACGGAGCCCAGGTTGCCGTGCGGCTGGGGCTGCGGCGCCTGGCAGCGCAGGTCGCCGCGGCCGGATCTGACGGCGACCAGCGCGCGGCTCCCGTGCTGCTGCCCCGGCGTCCccgatgcggcgg
Protein-coding sequences here:
- the LOC125510628 gene encoding uncharacterized protein LOC125510628 codes for the protein MRKAAAASRYASYDDSPSPSPSPRRAGPAAAASGTPGQQHGSRALVAVRSGRGDLRCQAPQPQPHGNLGSVLRRLISMDKKPSAKNLLPVPPAAAAAPAKNGSGAKLPGLSRKLFQKAPPEAKKKALTEVKNSGNANTRTLAMVLRSERELLSQNKEQEDEIAALRLQLQQKDREVERLKDLCLRQREEISTLKDAVLFPDTEPDRHVRDEISALTGQIQCLADELAQVKAEKNTSRSCFDDEYCSSPSTPVLNEETAFSLECSIGEAETPPNYGSPDEMFVKDLNPCLTPFSKSRSEEYEESLSSHRSKARPDPHLSSSRRRPMSKSSDHHHKPTSGTGSSKRRAHRSDQDKSCQNLF